CCGTTCGCTTGTGCGGGCGCATTTGGCAAAGTAGGCGATCTCCACCGCGGTGTAGGCTTTGATATGCAGATCCGGATACCGGTTGCGCAGTTGTCGCACCAGTTCGAGATTGCGTTCATAAGGCCATACCTGGTTCAATCCGCCCACGATATGGGCCTCGGTAGGCTGCAGCTTTTCGACCTTGTCCAGAATTTCGGTTTCGCTCATCACGTAGGCGTGGGCGTCGTTCTTGGAGGCCGCGTAGTTGCAGAACGTGCAGCGCGCCCCACAGATGTTGGCCGGGTTGATCTGCAGGTTGAATACGAAGGTGGCTTTCTCTCCATATCGCGATCGCCGGTTGGCCAGCGCCGCCTTGCCGATGGCGTGCAGTCGGTCGGGAGTAATCCAAGCGGCCAAGGCCATGGCCTCATCCACACTGACACGCTCGCATCGCGCGCCCTTGTCCAACGCCGACCGGTATAGATACTCTGTTTTATCACTCATCATTTACTCTGCTTTGATAGAGACCGAATCGATTAGATAACTTCCTTAACCTTCCTAATTTCATACTTTCCTATTTTCCTGCTTTCATACTTTCCCCGGATGAAGCACACGACACCTGATCCGAAGCCCTATTGCCTTCAATCCATTTTGATACCATACGTTTCCCATCGCGCATCGACCCGTCGGACCACCTCGGGATCGAAGGATACCGGCCGTGGATAGCCCTTTTTCCAGCGGGCGTCAATGGCGATGGGGAACTCGAGAACCAGCCGGTTGCCGCGAACGGTGCGTTGGGCCGGGTGAAGATCCGCCGCGGGATCGAACCGTGTGAACCATCCCCAGAGGAGCATGACCGGGTCATGCAGGGGCACGTCCTCGCTCACTACCACGTGGAAGAGAAAGTCTTTGGCCCCGGGATGATGACGCATGGCCGTGAACAGCGTCTCGACGTCCTCAAACCCCTCTTTTACCTGCACCACCAGGAAAGCCGGCCCGCAATCGGTGACGCCCCGCACGCCGGGGTGCAACGCTTCGGCCTCCGGCCGCGGGGACGATGGCCGGCTGCGCCCCACCGCTTTATCCGGTCCAGTGGCCATCAGAATCAAGCGACTGCCGGTGTTCATGGCCGGTCCGGTAAAATCGAGGGTATCCTGCGCGGTCGGCGCCAGCAGATGCACGCCGTCGGGCGTCAGATACCGCCAGAGCGCCTCACTGACCGCCCTGAAATCGCGGACATTCACCTCGGCACCGACCGTGATCATCACCTTGGTCAAAGAGACCTGCCCCTCGCCGAGCATGCCCAGGGTCAGCTTGAGCGCCTCACGAGGATACCTTTGGCGCACTGCCATGACCGCCAGGGGGTGAAAGCCGGTTTCCGGATAGGCCCACAGGTCGACGATGGCGGGTTTGACCATATGCAGCATGGGCAGGGCGATCTCCTGTAACGCTTCTCCGATGAAGTAGTCCTCCTGCACCGGCTTGCCGACGACCGTGGCCGGATAGATGGCGTTCTTGCGGGATAAAATACGCCGCACGCGGAACACCGGATAATCGGCGGCGTCGGAGTAGTGGCCGAAATGGTCGCCGAAGGGCCCCTCCCGGCGGACATCGCCGGGGCGCACCTCGCCTTCGAGCACAAATTCGGCCCGGCTGGGGATGCGATGCCCGGTGCCCTTGCGCTCGATCACGTCCAGGGGGGCGCCAATGAGGTAAGCGGCCAGCAGGCGCTCGTCCATTCCCTCGGGCAAGGGTGCCACCGCCGCAATGATCAACGCCGGCGGACCGCCGAGAATGACGCTCACCGGCAGGGGCCGCCCCGATCGCACCGCCTTGTCAAAATGAAACCCGCCGCCCTTCTCGATCTGCCAGTGCATGCCGGTGCTGGCCGCATCGAACCGTTGCAGGCGATAAATCCCCAGGTTGCCCTGACCGGTTTCGGGGTCCACCGTGTGAACGAGGGGCAGGGTAAAAAACGCCCCCCCATCCTCAGGCCAACAGGTCAATACTGGCAACTGGCGCAAGTCGGGGGGCGTGATGGTGCGGGCCAGGATAGGTCCATGGTCCAGGCGACGCATGCGGACCGGCAGGAGCCGTTTCAGGTCGTGTCTGATCTGCCATACACCTTTCAGAGATGGCGGCATCAAGTGGTGGGCGATGTGCGCCAGCCGATCGCCCAATTCCCTGGGCGGCGCGCCGCAGGCCATGGCCACACGCCGGGCGGTGCCGAACAGGTTGCTCACCAGCCGATAAGGCGACCCCTTGACCCGCTCGAAAAGCAGGGCCGGACCGCCGGCGGCGATCACCCTGTGTTGGATGACCGTGACCTCCTGATCGGGATCGACCTCGCACTGGATCCGCACCAGGTCACCCTGCCTCTCCAAGTCGCCTATAAACGCACGCAGATCCAGATACATCAGCGCAGATCCTCCCATGTAGCCGCCATCTGCCGCCCCAGAAGAGCCAGTAGACGATCCACATATGCATCCATCAGCTCATGGAGGGTAATCTGATCGGCACGCTTGCCCTGGAACATGAAATAGGGCGGCGTCAGCGGCATGAGAATGGCGCCGGCGGCGGCGACTTTCAATGCGTTCTCCAGATTGATGGTGGTCAACGGGCTCTCCCGAATGGCCAGGATCAGGGGCCGGCGCTCTTTCAAATGGCAATGGGCGGCCCTGGAAATTAAAGTATCGGCGAGGCCCGCGGCGATCTGGCCGAGGGTATTGATCGAGCATGGCGCGATCACCATGCCGGCCGTCGGCACGGAACCTGAAGCGGGCGGCGCTGCCAGGTTATCGGCGTCGTACACCTCACCGGCCAACTGGGCCACCTCGTCAAACGGGCCGCACTCGCGGGCGTAAATCTCCTGGGCCCAGCGGCTGGCGATGAGGATGGTGGGCCAGGGGGATTTGGACAACAGCAGACGGGCGACATAGGCGCCGGAAGCACCGGTCATCGCAACCACGAGACGGGGATTATTTGACATGGGCCACCTCCCTGTGACACGAACCCATGCTTTGTACCAGATTCGTGGGCATGGATAAAGCGCCGATGTGGCGACCCGGCCATACTAACTGATTGCTCTTCATTAAACCCGTCGTGTGTGGAACAGGTGGCCGATGCCACACGCCAAGCGGTCAAGTGCCGCTAAGAATGCACGGCGGGCGGCCCAGAAACTCGCTGCGCTCAAACAGTCTGGGCCGCTTGTCCGCCGTTTGCATTCGAGCGGCACTAGGACCGCAGGCGTACGTGGCCCTGGCCACCTGCTCCACCCACGCCTTCCAAATCCGTTTCGATGCGAATTTTTTTATCAAACTACGTTTGGAAAGCGCGGCCTTCAGGATGAATCACATTCGGTTAGGATCGCTGGTGATGGTTGCCTATCGATCATTGATTTGCCAGACGGGACAATCTGTTTTATAAATGCCAACGGTTGTTTCCAGAACCAAACGGCGCTAAAAACGCTTTCAACGGATTTTCGCCGGGAAGCAACACAAGCAACCGTGCCATCAAAGGAGAAACGATGAAATTCTTACGCACCCTGATCGGTTGGATGCCCCTGTTGTGGTTATTGTCCGGCCTGACGGCGCATGCCGATGTCGACCTGAAAAAGCTGGCCACTCTCAAACTCGAACACGAGCCGATCGATATGGAGGTGTCGTTGAGCGGCAGGCAGATCTACGTGCTAGACGCCGATTCGAAACTTCTCATCTATAACACATCGGGTCGATTGATCGATCAGATGAAGGTACCCCCGGATACGGACCAGATCAAAATCGGACCGCGTGACGATATCCTTTTTCTCAGCAGCCGCAAGGCCAAAACGGTGCAAGTCCTCGAACTGACCTTCACCTATGACCTCGATGTCTCCCAGGCGCCATCCAAGGGCCCTGCCGATGCGCCGGTCACCATCGTGGTCTTCAGCGACTTTCAGTGCCCCTACTGCGCCCGAATCGGTTCGATTATCGATAGTGTAAGGGAGAGCTTCCCCGGAAAAGTCAAATCGGTATTCAAACATTACCCGCTGTCCAGCCATCCCTACTCTGCTTTGGCGGCCCAGGCGGCCGTCGCCGCCGGCGCCCAAGGCAAGTTCTGGGAATTCCATGACCTCCTGTTCCAAAACTACAACCGTCTCAACGAGCAGATAATAGATGATATCCGCCTGTCCCTGAATCTCGACCCAGCCCGGTTCGAGCAGCACAGGCAGGCTCCCCAAACCCTTGCCAGGATCGCTAGGGATAAGCAGGAAGGGGAAGATGCCGGCGTGCACGGCACCCCGACGGTGTTCGTCAACGGCCGCATGGTCAATCGGCCCAATTTCGATGGGATCAAAGCGGCTGTGGAGGCGGCACTGGAGGCAAAATAGCACCGATCCATCTGGAGAGTTTGGCAATCTGATCCGGCTACACAAACAACGGCGTGAGCGCGCCGGCGATGCCGGCCAGGGTGGAAATCGGGAAAAACCGTTTGGGAATCGGGACGAACGGCAGGTGCATCGTAATAAAAAGCCCTACCGTCAGCGCATAACAGGCGACGGCCCAAAAGTCGATCTCCGCTTGCCACAGCAGCAGCCACAACGTGCCCAATGCGACCAGGTGAACAGCGGCAGCCACGACCTGGGCGCCGCCCGGTCCCAATGCCGCCGGCAGGCTATGGATGCCGTTGAGGCGGTCGCTCTCAATATCCAGAAGGGCGTAGATGATATCCGCGCCGCTGAGCCAGAAGAAAACGAAAAGGGCAAACAGTATCACCGAAAGGGAAAATCGTGCATGGCCGGCGGCGGCCACGAAGGCGCCCAACGGCGCCAGGGCCAGACACAAGCCGATGCCGAAATGGCAAAGGGCGGTATAGCGTTTCAACAGGGAGTATCCCAGCAAAGGGATCAGCGGCAGAGGCGACAGCCTCAGGCACCACGGTCCCAGCAGCGCACAGGCGATCAGATAGATCAGCAGGCCGCCCATGGCAATGACCAGCGCCAGGCGGACGCTCATGTGTCCGGCGGGCAGTTCGCGCCCGGCGGTGCGCGGATTGCGCGCATCGATGTGGCGATCGAAGATGCGGTTGAACGACATGCCGAAAATGCGCGCCCCCACAGCAGCCATGACGATCAGGGCCAAGACCCGGGAACCCGGCCATCGATGACCGGCGCCCATCCAGGCGCCGGTAAAGACCAACGGCAGACTGAAGGCCGTGTGCTCGATTTTGATAAAACGCAACACTTTTCCGATCATCGAACCGCCGCCGATCCTGTCAATGCCTGCCACACCCACTCCGCAAGCTGCTCACAAACCCTGTCGAGATTTTCCAGCAGCGTCTGGCGATCACAGGCCAACGCATTGTCGGTAATGCCCTTGACCATTTCACACGGCACACCATACAGGGCGGCGACCCTGGCGATGGCCGCACCCTCCATGTCCACCACGTCGGCCCGTTCTCCGCATCGCTTTCTCTGGATCGGATCGAAAACCGGCAGGTCGCAGGTGATCAGGCGAACCGGCGGCAAACCGTTTCCGATGCCCGACATGCAGACCTCCGGCTGGGGGGGCTTGCCGAACACCTCGTGATCTCCCTCCACGGCGTGGGTGATGTGTACCAGCCGCCCCACCCCCAACTCCTCCCGGTCATGCAGCGCGCCACATGCGCCGATGTTGATGATGCGATCGGTCCGGTGGGAAAGGATCAGTGCCTGGCAGGCGGCTGCGGCGGCCACCTTTCCGATCCGGCAAATGGCGATGCGCAGCCGTTCATCCGCCGGCGAGCGGTACACGACAAAAGGCCGCTCTTCCAACCGCTCCGCCTGGCTGCGTGCCAGAAACGGACGCGCTTCCCGATTCGTCGCAAAAATCAATCCGATCATACCAGAATTCCCGCCTCCACGGCCCGCTGGGACAAGGTGTCGATGGCCCGGCGCCCCATCTCCCCCATGTCGAGGCTGAAGTCGTTGACGAACATGTCGATGTGCGCCTCGAGCACCGCCTCGCTCATCTCTTGAGCATGCGCCCGAATATACGGCAGGGCGGCAGCCGGCTCCAGTCGCGCCAAGGCGATACTCTGACGGATCGCCGCTTCGAGTTGGCCGATCGTCTGTTCGGGCAGTCGTCGGTGAGCTGCCACACACCCCAGCGGAATCGGCAAACCGGTCAGCGTTTCCCACCAGGCGCCCAGATCGACGACGGCCTTGAATCCGAGGCTTTCGTAAGTAAAACGGCTCTCATGGATAATCACCCCGCAGTCCGCCTCGCCCGAATCGATGGCCTCCAGGATCTGGTCATAGCTCACGAAGCTGCGCTGTTCGGCCTCGGGCGCCCAGAGCCGGAACAGCAGGTGGGCCGTGGTCAACTCGCCCGGCAGCACCACCCGGCAGCCGGCCAAGTCCTCACGCCGAAGCGTGCGGCGGGACACCACCAACGGGCCGCACCCATATCCCAAAGCCCCACCGCTGGAGAGCAGCCGATATCTGTCCCGAACCTTCAGCCAGGCATAAAATGAGAGCTTGCTGACATCCAATCTTTCATCAAAGGCCATCTGGTTCAGGGTCTGGACGTCGTGCAGCGACACGGCCAGGCTGTGGCCCGGCAACGGCACCGCCCCGGATACCAAACCATTGAATATGAAGGTATCGTTGGGACAGGGCGAAAACCCCAATGAGATCCGCATCCCAGCCAACCTCTTGAATCCATTCAACGATCAAAAAACGCCGTGATGCAGTCCACCACGTAGGACAGCTGCTCCTGGGTGAGCTCGGGATAGATGGGCAGGGCCAGGGTTTCTTCAGCCGCGCGCTCGGCTTCGGGAAAATCCCCCCGGCCATAGCCCAAATCCGCAAAGCAGGCCTGCAGGTGCAATGGCACCGGGTAGTACACCTCCGTACCGACGCCCTGCTGACCGAGGAAATCCTTCAAGC
This Desulfatitalea tepidiphila DNA region includes the following protein-coding sequences:
- a CDS encoding 1,4-dihydroxy-6-naphthoate synthase codes for the protein MRISLGFSPCPNDTFIFNGLVSGAVPLPGHSLAVSLHDVQTLNQMAFDERLDVSKLSFYAWLKVRDRYRLLSSGGALGYGCGPLVVSRRTLRREDLAGCRVVLPGELTTAHLLFRLWAPEAEQRSFVSYDQILEAIDSGEADCGVIIHESRFTYESLGFKAVVDLGAWWETLTGLPIPLGCVAAHRRLPEQTIGQLEAAIRQSIALARLEPAAALPYIRAHAQEMSEAVLEAHIDMFVNDFSLDMGEMGRRAIDTLSQRAVEAGILV
- a CDS encoding UbiD family decarboxylase gives rise to the protein MYLDLRAFIGDLERQGDLVRIQCEVDPDQEVTVIQHRVIAAGGPALLFERVKGSPYRLVSNLFGTARRVAMACGAPPRELGDRLAHIAHHLMPPSLKGVWQIRHDLKRLLPVRMRRLDHGPILARTITPPDLRQLPVLTCWPEDGGAFFTLPLVHTVDPETGQGNLGIYRLQRFDAASTGMHWQIEKGGGFHFDKAVRSGRPLPVSVILGGPPALIIAAVAPLPEGMDERLLAAYLIGAPLDVIERKGTGHRIPSRAEFVLEGEVRPGDVRREGPFGDHFGHYSDAADYPVFRVRRILSRKNAIYPATVVGKPVQEDYFIGEALQEIALPMLHMVKPAIVDLWAYPETGFHPLAVMAVRQRYPREALKLTLGMLGEGQVSLTKVMITVGAEVNVRDFRAVSEALWRYLTPDGVHLLAPTAQDTLDFTGPAMNTGSRLILMATGPDKAVGRSRPSSPRPEAEALHPGVRGVTDCGPAFLVVQVKEGFEDVETLFTAMRHHPGAKDFLFHVVVSEDVPLHDPVMLLWGWFTRFDPAADLHPAQRTVRGNRLVLEFPIAIDARWKKGYPRPVSFDPEVVRRVDARWETYGIKMD
- a CDS encoding UbiX family flavin prenyltransferase, encoding MSNNPRLVVAMTGASGAYVARLLLSKSPWPTILIASRWAQEIYARECGPFDEVAQLAGEVYDADNLAAPPASGSVPTAGMVIAPCSINTLGQIAAGLADTLISRAAHCHLKERRPLILAIRESPLTTINLENALKVAAAGAILMPLTPPYFMFQGKRADQITLHELMDAYVDRLLALLGRQMAATWEDLR
- a CDS encoding 5'-methylthioadenosine/S-adenosylhomocysteine nucleosidase family protein, which translates into the protein MIGLIFATNREARPFLARSQAERLEERPFVVYRSPADERLRIAICRIGKVAAAAACQALILSHRTDRIINIGACGALHDREELGVGRLVHITHAVEGDHEVFGKPPQPEVCMSGIGNGLPPVRLITCDLPVFDPIQRKRCGERADVVDMEGAAIARVAALYGVPCEMVKGITDNALACDRQTLLENLDRVCEQLAEWVWQALTGSAAVR
- a CDS encoding DsbA family protein, with amino-acid sequence MKFLRTLIGWMPLLWLLSGLTAHADVDLKKLATLKLEHEPIDMEVSLSGRQIYVLDADSKLLIYNTSGRLIDQMKVPPDTDQIKIGPRDDILFLSSRKAKTVQVLELTFTYDLDVSQAPSKGPADAPVTIVVFSDFQCPYCARIGSIIDSVRESFPGKVKSVFKHYPLSSHPYSALAAQAAVAAGAQGKFWEFHDLLFQNYNRLNEQIIDDIRLSLNLDPARFEQHRQAPQTLARIARDKQEGEDAGVHGTPTVFVNGRMVNRPNFDGIKAAVEAALEAK
- a CDS encoding UbiA-like polyprenyltransferase; the encoded protein is MIGKVLRFIKIEHTAFSLPLVFTGAWMGAGHRWPGSRVLALIVMAAVGARIFGMSFNRIFDRHIDARNPRTAGRELPAGHMSVRLALVIAMGGLLIYLIACALLGPWCLRLSPLPLIPLLGYSLLKRYTALCHFGIGLCLALAPLGAFVAAAGHARFSLSVILFALFVFFWLSGADIIYALLDIESDRLNGIHSLPAALGPGGAQVVAAAVHLVALGTLWLLLWQAEIDFWAVACYALTVGLFITMHLPFVPIPKRFFPISTLAGIAGALTPLFV